One region of Trichosurus vulpecula isolate mTriVul1 chromosome 1, mTriVul1.pri, whole genome shotgun sequence genomic DNA includes:
- the LOC118828078 gene encoding fatty acid-binding protein, heart-like encodes MVDAFVGTWKLVDSKNFDEYMKSLGVGFATRQVANMTKPTTIIELSGDTVTLKTHSTFKNTEISFKLGVEFDETTADDRKVKSLVTLDGGKLVHVQKWNGQETTLIRELQDGKLILTLTHGSAVCVRTYEKEIA; translated from the coding sequence ATGGTAGATGCTTTCGTTGGCACCTGGAAGCTGGTTGACAGCAAGAACTTCGATGAGTACATGAAGTCCCTTGGTGTTGGCTTTGCCACAAGGCAGGTGGCCAACATGACCAAGCCCACCACCATCATCGAGCTCAGTGGGGACACCGTCACTCTCAAGACTCATAGCACTTTCAAGAACACCGAGATTTCCTTCAAGCTGGGAGTAGAGTTTGATGAGACAACGGCTGATGATAGGAAGGTCAAGTCTCTTGTCACACTGGACGGAGGCAAACTTGTCCATGTCCAGAAGTGGAACGGGCAGGAGACCACACTGATTCGGGAGCTCCAGGATGGAAAGCTCATTCTGACACTAACCCATGGCAGCGCAGTATGCGTTAGGACCTATGAGAAGGAAATAGCTTGA
- the LOC118828086 gene encoding 60S ribosomal protein L35-like yields the protein MAKIKARDLRGKKKEELLKQLDDLKVELSQLRVAKVTGGAASKLSKIQVVRKSIAQVLTVINQTQKENLRKFYKGKKYKPLDLRPKKTRAMRRRLNKHEESLKTKKQQRKECLYPLRKFAVKA from the coding sequence ATGGCAAAAATCAAGGCCAGGGATCTTcgtgggaagaagaaggaggagctcCTCAAACAGTTGGATGATTTAAAGGTGGAACTTTCCCAGTTGAGAGTGGCCAAGGTCACTGGAGGAGCTGCATCCAAGCTATCTAAGATCCAAGTTGTACGAAAATCTATTGCCCAAGTCCTAACTGTCATCAatcagacacagaaagagaacctCAGGAAATTCTATAAGGGCAAGAAATACAAGCCTCTGGACCTTAGGCCCAAGAAGACCCGTGCCATGCGCCGCAGGCTTAATAAGCACGAGGAAAGCCTGAAGAccaaaaaacagcagaggaagGAATGCCTGTACCCCCTTCGGAAATTTGCTGTTAAGGCATGA